The Saprospiraceae bacterium genome includes a window with the following:
- a CDS encoding amidophosphoribosyltransferase has translation MSDQIKHECGLALIRLLKPLDYYHKKYGTALYGLNKMNLLLQKQRNRGQDGAGLVTIKLDSTPGTRYISRRRSNSPQYLKDLFEGVFSHFTDITRDQLNDPQWLKENKPYTGELLLGHLRYGTHGANTIETVHPFLRQNNWISRNLVLAGNFNLTNVDEMFAELLSFGQYPKEKSDTVTVLEKIGHFLDDEVQRLFNWFKPEGFSNQQINGLIADHLDVQRLLQRSSRKFDGGYVMAGLIGHGDAFVFRDPAGIRPAFYYHDDEIVVVASERPAIQTSLNIRYFQVQELKPGHALIIKKNGVVTEELCKEPIQSSPCSFERIYFSRGTDRDIYLERKKLGELLADKILKAVHFDLENTVFSFIPNTAEVAYFGMIKGLEQKLNEIKQNKIQQHLNEGTLTEVTLNKILNLAIRSEKLAVKDEKLRTFIADDASRGQMVSHVYDVTYGIVENEVDTIVLIDDSIVRGTTLKESIVYILSTLKPKKIIIVSSAPQIRYPDCYGIDMSKMKEFVAFRALVELLKQDGKSHMMQEVYDKCLEQEKLPIEQMTNQVKLLYDQYTDEQISAKISELVTPEDIIPDVQVIYQSIEDLHMACPNHKGDWYFSGNYPTPGGVRVVNRAFMNYMKNSDERAY, from the coding sequence ATGAGCGACCAGATAAAACACGAATGCGGGCTGGCATTAATCCGACTCCTTAAACCACTTGATTATTATCATAAAAAATACGGAACAGCATTATATGGCCTCAACAAGATGAACCTCTTGCTCCAAAAACAGCGCAACAGAGGGCAGGACGGAGCAGGATTGGTCACCATCAAGTTGGACTCTACTCCAGGTACAAGATACATAAGTCGTCGTCGCAGCAATAGTCCTCAATACCTCAAGGATTTGTTTGAAGGAGTTTTTTCACATTTTACGGACATCACTAGAGATCAACTCAATGACCCGCAGTGGCTTAAGGAGAATAAACCTTATACCGGAGAGTTGTTATTAGGTCATTTGAGATATGGAACACATGGGGCAAATACAATTGAAACCGTGCACCCGTTCTTAAGACAAAACAATTGGATATCAAGAAACCTTGTGTTGGCAGGAAATTTTAACCTGACCAATGTGGATGAGATGTTTGCTGAACTATTGTCGTTTGGGCAGTATCCTAAAGAAAAATCAGATACAGTGACAGTTTTGGAAAAAATAGGACACTTCCTTGATGATGAAGTACAGAGATTGTTCAATTGGTTTAAGCCGGAAGGATTTAGTAATCAGCAGATCAATGGACTTATAGCTGACCATTTGGATGTACAGCGACTTTTGCAACGGTCTTCCAGAAAATTTGACGGAGGATATGTGATGGCAGGCCTGATAGGTCATGGTGATGCTTTTGTGTTTCGGGATCCTGCAGGAATCAGACCGGCTTTTTATTATCATGATGATGAAATAGTAGTAGTTGCTTCAGAACGACCTGCGATACAGACAAGCCTGAATATCCGGTACTTTCAGGTGCAGGAATTGAAGCCTGGTCATGCACTCATCATCAAAAAAAATGGAGTAGTTACAGAGGAGCTTTGTAAAGAACCTATTCAATCGAGCCCTTGCAGTTTTGAGAGAATTTATTTTAGCCGTGGTACTGACAGGGATATCTACTTAGAACGCAAAAAACTAGGTGAGCTGCTTGCTGACAAGATATTGAAGGCTGTACATTTTGATTTGGAAAATACAGTATTTTCATTTATTCCCAATACCGCAGAAGTAGCTTATTTTGGGATGATCAAAGGTCTGGAACAAAAGCTGAATGAAATAAAACAGAACAAAATCCAACAGCACTTAAACGAAGGGACGCTCACTGAAGTCACACTAAACAAGATTTTAAATTTAGCTATAAGATCTGAAAAACTCGCTGTGAAGGATGAAAAACTTAGAACATTTATTGCTGATGATGCATCCAGAGGTCAGATGGTATCGCATGTGTATGACGTGACCTATGGCATCGTCGAAAATGAAGTGGATACAATAGTCCTAATAGATGACAGCATCGTGAGAGGAACCACACTAAAGGAGAGTATAGTTTATATCTTGTCTACTCTAAAGCCCAAAAAAATCATCATAGTCTCATCTGCTCCACAGATAAGGTATCCCGATTGTTACGGAATAGATATGAGCAAAATGAAGGAATTTGTAGCTTTCCGAGCATTGGTCGAATTGCTCAAGCAGGATGGGAAAAGTCATATGATGCAGGAAGTGTATGACAAATGTCTTGAACAGGAAAAGCTGCCGATCGAACAAATGACCAATCAGGTAAAGCTGCTGTATGACCAATACACGGATGAACAGATTTCAGCAAAAATATCTGAACTTGTAACTCCTGAAGATATCATACCAGATGTACAAGTGATCTATCAGAGCATTGAAGACCTTCATATGGCATGTCCGAATCATAAGGGGGACTGGTATTTCTCAGGCAATTATCCTACGCCGGGAGGTGTACGAGTTGTCAACAGGGCTTTCATGAATTACATGAAGAACAGTGATGAAAGGGCGTATTAA